The following DNA comes from Novosphingobium sp. PP1Y.
TCTGCATGTAGCGCGCGAGCACCACCAGCTCGGCACGGCTTTCCTGCACCAGCGCCCGGACCTGCGCTTCCTGCTCGGCCTTGGTTTCCTTCGACACCGGCAAGTGATGGAAGGGAATGTCGCCGATCATCTGCGCCTTGATCGCATCGCGCGGATGGTTGCTGACGATGCCGACCACGTCCATCGCGATCTCGCCGATCTGCTGGCGATAGAGCAAGTCGACGAGGCAATGGTCGAACTTGCTGACCATGAGCAGCACGCGCCGCGCCCGGTCGCGGCGCACCATCGACCAGGCCATGCCGTATTCGTGCGCGATGGCGCCGAAGCCCTCGCGGATTTCCTCACGATCGGCCGCCCCCGGATCGAAGGCGACGCGCATGAAGAACTTGTCCTCATCCAGGTCGTTGAACTGCTGCGCCTCGATGA
Coding sequences within:
- the purU gene encoding formyltetrahydrofolate deformylase, whose product is MAQPLILALSCADRPGIVARVTGYLAQMGGNIIEAQQFNDLDEDKFFMRVAFDPGAADREEIREGFGAIAHEYGMAWSMVRRDRARRVLLMVSKFDHCLVDLLYRQQIGEIAMDVVGIVSNHPRDAIKAQMIGDIPFHHLPVSKETKAEQEAQVRALVQESRAELVVLARYMQILSDEMASFLSGRCINIHHSFLPGFKGAKPYHQAHARGVKMIGATAHYVTADLDEGPIIHQDVEAVTHADTPDDMVRKGRDIERRVLAEAVRLHLEDRVLLNGSRTVVFRS